The following proteins are encoded in a genomic region of Synechococcus sp. CBW1002:
- a CDS encoding peptidase domain-containing ABC transporter — protein MSTTTIDSSLLQRLQEDHQAFHYPTGRFLLRCDQLAPHVLLLRHGQVRLLAHDPLEGSFTLERLGPGALLGWASLLRAEPCETVIAMEPCQVVAIPAARFLDLHRNSPDLQQLCHQPASAELAEALLRWWHNDHPHHLPNTPAQLLRLLPTATPASVRLATAQELDDPQQRGPERLWIWSGHPEQRRLLSLDRSWAALDQLPPQPAEPAAREVTGFDPLLVESLPEAPAPGEPIDPATLGLPVPPAPPPLGPLPRVKGRPATALACLRRLGQLQRFPVPLDSLRLALEDCEQRLGGVTLQHIGQLVESIGLEARPLACPPSHFHRLEAPAVLEREGHFALLEAAGPKGWSLTDPSEGLLTLSLPELRRLWPEGVELMLVRQPTGAVVDARASRFDLAWFAEALRPYRGRLAVVLLTGFTQKLLELIFPLATLQIVDLVVGSGNSSLLAPIALVLGVTAVVLGVLGVLRELLLADLADRIDTNLGSQVVGHLFRLPLRFFDRRTVGDLASRLHDLQQVRQFLTDTAIGSVIDVVFIPILLAILFLLQPVLAWVVLAQVPLLILLNQLGGRLSERQLTRRNTAWSRSMGWLVEVLSAIRTVKSQNFASEARWEWLQRQRTYAAADYRLSRNRSLVKESSSTVLNIGKMTVFLVAAVLALRGEASVGAIFAVYLLSSGVTGPLVNLSRLWDQYRDARAAMAAVADVIGQPPEEAEGLQEMPLPQIQGTIRFRKVSFGYNLDNRRQLDRLDLAIEAGSFVGLVGLSGSGKSTVVQLIDALYRPSEGRIFIDDIDIAQVQLASLRRQIGFVPQDSILFDGTVLDNLRLNQPDAPLEAVVAAAQVACAHEFISDLPGGYLSRVGERGGGLSGGQKQRIAIARMVLQNPSLVILDEATSALDADTEKRVVQQLRRHFRGRTLLFVTHRLGNLRQADRILVMESGRVVEDGSWSELVAALGSFAALAKQQHELAGAAIPAAAEEPGSLQE, from the coding sequence TTGAGCACCACCACGATCGACTCCTCTCTCCTGCAACGGCTGCAGGAGGATCACCAAGCCTTCCACTACCCCACCGGCCGCTTCCTGCTGCGCTGCGATCAGCTGGCTCCCCACGTGCTGCTCCTGCGTCACGGGCAGGTGCGGCTGCTGGCCCACGATCCCCTTGAAGGATCGTTCACCCTGGAGCGCCTCGGGCCCGGTGCCCTGCTCGGCTGGGCCAGCTTGCTGCGGGCCGAACCCTGCGAAACCGTGATCGCCATGGAGCCCTGCCAGGTGGTGGCGATTCCGGCGGCGCGCTTTCTGGATCTGCACCGCAACTCGCCAGACCTGCAGCAGCTCTGCCACCAGCCCGCCAGCGCCGAACTGGCCGAAGCCCTGCTGCGCTGGTGGCACAACGACCACCCCCACCACCTGCCCAACACGCCCGCCCAGCTGCTGCGCCTGCTGCCTACCGCCACCCCCGCCTCGGTCCGGCTGGCCACGGCGCAGGAACTGGACGATCCCCAGCAACGCGGACCCGAACGGCTCTGGATCTGGAGTGGTCATCCCGAGCAGCGGCGATTGCTCAGCCTCGATCGCAGCTGGGCGGCGTTGGATCAGCTGCCGCCGCAGCCTGCCGAACCAGCAGCACGGGAGGTCACAGGCTTCGATCCACTGCTGGTCGAGTCCCTGCCCGAAGCTCCAGCTCCCGGCGAACCGATCGACCCCGCAACCCTCGGGCTTCCCGTACCGCCGGCGCCACCGCCGCTTGGGCCCCTGCCCCGCGTCAAGGGTCGTCCCGCCACCGCCCTGGCCTGCCTGCGGCGGCTCGGCCAGCTGCAGCGGTTCCCGGTGCCGCTCGACAGCCTCCGCCTCGCCCTCGAAGACTGCGAGCAGCGCCTCGGTGGGGTGACCCTGCAGCACATCGGCCAGCTGGTGGAATCCATCGGCCTGGAGGCCCGCCCCCTGGCCTGCCCCCCCAGCCACTTCCACCGGCTCGAGGCCCCGGCGGTGCTCGAGCGTGAGGGTCATTTCGCCCTGCTGGAAGCCGCCGGCCCCAAAGGATGGAGCCTCACCGATCCCAGCGAAGGCCTGCTGACGCTCTCCCTGCCCGAGCTGCGCCGCCTCTGGCCCGAGGGTGTGGAGCTGATGCTGGTGCGCCAGCCCACCGGCGCCGTGGTGGATGCCCGCGCCAGCCGCTTCGATCTGGCCTGGTTCGCCGAGGCCCTGCGGCCTTACCGCGGCCGCCTCGCGGTGGTGCTGCTCACCGGCTTCACCCAGAAGCTGCTGGAACTGATCTTTCCGCTCGCCACCCTCCAGATCGTCGATCTGGTGGTGGGTAGCGGCAACAGCTCCCTGCTCGCCCCGATCGCCCTGGTGCTGGGCGTCACCGCCGTGGTGCTGGGGGTGCTGGGGGTGCTGCGCGAGTTGCTGCTGGCCGATCTGGCCGACCGGATCGACACCAACCTCGGCAGCCAGGTGGTGGGCCATCTCTTCCGCCTGCCGCTGCGCTTCTTCGATCGGCGCACCGTGGGCGATCTCGCCAGCCGCCTGCACGATCTCCAGCAGGTGCGTCAGTTCCTCACCGATACCGCCATCGGCTCGGTGATCGATGTGGTGTTCATCCCCATCCTGCTGGCCATCCTGTTTCTGCTGCAACCGGTGCTGGCCTGGGTGGTGCTCGCCCAGGTGCCCCTGCTGATCCTGCTCAACCAGCTCGGCGGCCGGCTCAGCGAACGGCAGCTCACCCGCCGCAACACCGCCTGGAGCCGTTCGATGGGCTGGCTGGTGGAGGTGCTCAGCGCCATCCGCACCGTCAAGAGCCAGAACTTCGCCTCCGAAGCCCGCTGGGAATGGCTGCAGCGGCAGCGCACCTACGCCGCCGCCGATTACCGCCTCTCCCGCAACCGCTCCCTGGTGAAGGAAAGCTCCTCCACCGTGCTCAACATCGGCAAGATGACCGTCTTCCTGGTGGCGGCGGTGCTAGCCCTGCGGGGTGAGGCGTCGGTGGGGGCGATCTTCGCGGTGTATCTGCTCTCCTCCGGCGTGACCGGCCCCCTGGTCAACCTCTCGCGCCTCTGGGACCAATACCGCGATGCCAGGGCCGCCATGGCCGCCGTGGCCGATGTGATCGGCCAGCCGCCCGAAGAAGCCGAAGGCCTGCAGGAGATGCCCCTGCCCCAGATCCAGGGCACCATCCGCTTCCGCAAGGTGAGCTTCGGCTATAACCTCGACAACCGCCGCCAGCTCGATCGGCTCGACCTGGCGATCGAGGCCGGCAGCTTCGTGGGCCTGGTGGGGCTGAGCGGCAGCGGCAAGAGCACGGTGGTGCAGCTCATCGACGCCCTCTACCGACCCAGCGAAGGCCGCATCTTCATCGACGACATCGACATCGCCCAGGTGCAGCTCGCCAGCCTGCGCCGCCAGATCGGCTTCGTGCCGCAGGATTCGATCCTGTTCGATGGCACCGTGCTCGACAACCTGCGCCTCAACCAGCCCGATGCACCGCTCGAGGCGGTGGTGGCCGCCGCCCAGGTCGCCTGCGCCCATGAGTTCATCAGCGACCTGCCCGGTGGCTACCTCAGCCGCGTGGGGGAGCGGGGCGGCGGCCTCTCCGGCGGCCAGAAGCAGCGGATCGCCATTGCCCGCATGGTGCTGCAGAACCCCAGCCTGGTGATCCTCGATGAGGCCACCAGCGCCCTCGATGCCGACACCGAAAAGCGGGTGGTGCAGCAGCTGCGGCGCCACTTCCGCGGACGCACCCTGCTGTTCGTGACCCACCGGCTCGGCAACCTGCGCCAGGCCGATCGAATCCTGGTGATGGAGAGCGGCCGCGTCGTCGAAGACGGCAGCTGGAGCGAGCTGGTCGCCGCCCTCGGCAGCTTCGCCGCCCTGGCGAAACAACAGCATGAACTGGCCGGTGCCGCCATCCCTGCCGCCGCCGAAGAGCCCGGAAGCCTCCAGGAATGA
- a CDS encoding HlyD family secretion protein: MTPQSPASAVNAVNSDPGEALRLETRPTPTLTLILAGSLSVLCLSIGAAVALVPVDQVLSANGSLRPQRQTQPLASAEPGVVRTVLVREGQQVKAGQTLLQLDGSLPQGQIQSLQQQLRSNRDLQRNEEERLRERIDSLGRRLALEERVLRPLQALAREGGSSMVQVAEQERQVETTRQELADAQRALSSLAFQSAESRSQLQRDLQLQRDRARRISLQAPVAGTVLDLTAQSGQVVTPGEALLKLVPTSTLQADVTVANKDLAYVKPGQRARINLEAYDPSLYGVLEGQVLRVGQDALPATREIDHPHFPVTLALNSQTLEREGQRFELQPGMAVVAQITLEQRTLLQLFFSQFNRGFDAVRRVR; the protein is encoded by the coding sequence ATGACCCCCCAATCCCCCGCCAGCGCCGTCAACGCCGTCAACTCTGATCCTGGCGAAGCCCTGCGGCTCGAGACCCGGCCCACCCCCACCCTCACCCTGATCCTGGCTGGGAGCCTCTCGGTGCTCTGCCTCAGCATCGGCGCGGCGGTGGCGCTGGTACCGGTGGATCAGGTGCTGAGCGCCAACGGCAGCCTGCGGCCCCAGCGGCAGACCCAGCCCCTGGCCTCGGCCGAGCCCGGCGTGGTGCGCACGGTGCTGGTCAGGGAAGGCCAGCAGGTGAAGGCCGGCCAGACCCTGCTGCAACTGGATGGATCTCTGCCCCAGGGCCAGATCCAGAGCCTGCAGCAGCAGTTGCGCAGCAACCGGGATCTACAGCGCAACGAGGAGGAGCGGCTGCGGGAGCGGATCGACAGCCTCGGTCGCCGCCTCGCCCTGGAGGAACGGGTGCTGCGACCCCTGCAGGCCCTGGCCCGCGAGGGGGGCAGTTCGATGGTGCAGGTGGCCGAACAGGAGCGGCAGGTGGAAACCACCCGCCAGGAGCTGGCCGATGCCCAGCGTGCCCTGAGCAGCCTCGCCTTTCAGTCGGCCGAGAGTCGCTCCCAGCTCCAGCGGGATCTGCAGCTGCAGCGCGACCGGGCCCGCAGGATCAGCCTTCAGGCTCCGGTGGCTGGCACCGTGCTCGATCTCACGGCCCAGAGCGGCCAGGTGGTGACCCCCGGCGAAGCGCTGCTCAAGCTGGTTCCCACCTCCACGCTGCAGGCCGATGTGACCGTCGCCAACAAGGATCTGGCCTACGTGAAGCCCGGCCAGAGGGCCCGCATCAACCTCGAGGCCTACGACCCCTCCCTTTACGGCGTGCTTGAAGGCCAGGTGCTGCGCGTCGGTCAGGACGCCCTGCCCGCCACCCGGGAGATCGACCACCCCCATTTCCCGGTCACCCTGGCGCTGAACAGCCAGACCCTCGAGCGCGAGGGCCAGCGCTTCGAGCTGCAACCCGGCATGGCCGTGGTGGCCCAGATCACCCTGGAACAACGCACCCTGCTGCAGCTCTTCTTCAGCCAGTTCAACCGCGGCTTCGATGCCGTGCGGCGCGTGCGCTGA
- a CDS encoding GNAT family N-acetyltransferase, producing MDLTDSQGQADRRADQLRRKGKDLLVQGQSEPAFACFDEAFALAPERLIHRLNAAAAHRARGRAEAVLPLLRPLAPRFQASLQPAGSDPSGDPSGDPALLPVFWRHLADAESQAGEPCDAARCWLELVRLEPSAERIEDVLQALGGWLDQRRHHRQWRDAADLLLNGLRDLQPHQPWIQGLQPDSPLLRLRIRPERHGEAPLIHALHRQGFPDGRDARQVDVLRAAGQLSLSLVAELEGELVGHVAFSPASLLPPAPGVPDPCGIQGLALAPLSVMEPLRRQGIASRLVAAGLAAARDRGWAWVVLIGGLHFYGRFGFGPASAFGLRDAYGFGEECLAMELQPGSLPPGGGLVRYSPLLGL from the coding sequence ATGGATCTGACCGATTCTCAGGGGCAGGCGGATCGCCGAGCCGATCAGCTCCGCCGCAAGGGAAAGGACCTGCTGGTGCAGGGGCAGAGCGAACCTGCCTTCGCCTGTTTCGACGAGGCCTTCGCCCTGGCGCCGGAACGCCTGATCCACCGGCTCAATGCCGCTGCGGCGCATCGAGCCCGGGGCCGGGCGGAGGCGGTGCTGCCCTTGCTGCGCCCCCTGGCACCACGCTTCCAGGCGTCTCTGCAGCCCGCCGGCAGCGATCCATCCGGCGATCCATCCGGCGATCCCGCCCTGCTGCCCGTGTTCTGGCGCCATCTGGCCGATGCCGAAAGCCAGGCGGGGGAACCGTGCGACGCCGCACGCTGCTGGCTGGAGCTGGTGCGGCTGGAGCCTTCAGCGGAGCGGATCGAAGACGTGCTCCAGGCACTGGGCGGTTGGCTGGATCAGCGTCGTCACCATCGGCAGTGGCGCGACGCGGCCGACCTGCTGCTGAACGGCCTGCGCGATCTGCAGCCGCACCAGCCCTGGATTCAGGGCCTGCAGCCCGATTCGCCGCTCCTGCGGCTGCGGATCCGGCCGGAGCGCCATGGCGAGGCGCCCCTGATCCATGCCCTGCATCGGCAGGGCTTTCCCGATGGCCGCGATGCCCGGCAGGTGGATGTGCTGCGTGCCGCTGGCCAGCTCAGCCTCTCGCTGGTGGCAGAGCTGGAGGGGGAGCTGGTGGGCCATGTGGCGTTCAGCCCCGCCTCCCTGCTGCCGCCCGCTCCCGGGGTTCCTGATCCGTGTGGGATCCAGGGGCTGGCCCTGGCGCCGCTGTCGGTGATGGAGCCGCTGCGGCGCCAGGGGATCGCCTCGCGGCTGGTGGCCGCCGGCCTTGCCGCTGCAAGGGATCGGGGCTGGGCCTGGGTGGTGCTGATCGGCGGCTTGCACTTCTATGGCCGCTTCGGCTTTGGCCCGGCCTCGGCCTTTGGCCTGCGGGATGCCTACGGCTTCGGGGAGGAGTGCCTGGCCATGGAGCTGCAACCTGGATCCCTGCCGCCGGGCGGCGGCCTGGTGCGCTATAGCCCGCTGCTGGGGCTCTGA
- a CDS encoding ferredoxin, whose translation MAAPIVMAAPMPQVAHHLLLCATPTKALCCDPAVGAASWDTLKRLVRELGLESPGRPEGIVLRTKADCLRICSDGPILLLWPEGIVYGGVTPERIERIVHEHVIGGRPIEAWILQRQTFSPALR comes from the coding sequence ATGGCTGCCCCGATCGTGATGGCTGCCCCGATGCCGCAGGTCGCCCACCACCTTCTGCTCTGCGCCACCCCCACCAAGGCGCTCTGCTGCGATCCGGCCGTGGGCGCCGCCAGCTGGGACACCCTCAAGCGCCTGGTGCGGGAGCTCGGCCTGGAATCGCCTGGGCGCCCCGAGGGGATCGTGCTGCGCACCAAGGCCGATTGCCTGCGCATCTGCAGCGACGGGCCGATCCTGCTGCTCTGGCCGGAAGGGATCGTCTATGGCGGCGTGACGCCCGAGCGGATCGAGCGGATCGTGCACGAGCATGTGATCGGCGGGCGACCGATCGAGGCGTGGATCCTGCAGCGACAGACGTTCAGCCCTGCGCTGCGCTGA
- a CDS encoding alpha/beta fold hydrolase translates to MAPVLPADLSLPPFRQRFPWIGGDLQTLRDTLHPPKLPLDRGLPLEWPVGVLPCRSASLSPGRSGSGSGDRLLALLDGAPSAADARGLVLLLHGLGGSSDREGLRRMGQTLQAAGFAVVRLNLRGAGAGRQLAGGTYAGRCSSDLLPVIAQARRLAEELGQATKAGPLAGRPLPLLGAGISLGGTMLLNACLDGAALASGSGRQPVLDGLVCISSPLDLDACSRQIERPRNRVYQNWLLERLCRQTLEDPFGVTPQERQALEGAERPRTIRRFDAAITAPRWGYTCVDHYYAAASPLPRLLAGEPLPPTRLLHALDDPWVPVEATRRLASRASEGIEVTLTSGGGHNGFHGCGDHRRPPGCWGDWLTARWLLDFSAAQG, encoded by the coding sequence GTGGCTCCTGTTTTGCCTGCCGATCTGTCGCTGCCGCCCTTCCGCCAGCGGTTCCCCTGGATTGGCGGGGATCTGCAGACGCTGCGGGACACGCTTCACCCACCGAAACTGCCGCTGGATCGGGGCTTGCCGCTGGAGTGGCCGGTGGGAGTGCTGCCCTGCCGATCCGCTTCCCTGTCTCCAGGTCGCTCCGGATCCGGATCCGGCGACCGCCTGCTGGCGCTGCTCGATGGGGCCCCATCCGCGGCAGACGCCCGTGGTCTGGTGCTGCTGCTCCATGGCCTGGGGGGATCGAGCGATCGCGAGGGCCTGCGGCGGATGGGGCAGACCCTGCAGGCGGCCGGCTTTGCCGTGGTGCGGCTCAACCTGCGCGGTGCCGGCGCCGGCCGCCAACTCGCCGGCGGCACCTACGCGGGCCGCTGCAGCAGTGATCTGCTGCCGGTGATCGCCCAGGCCCGCCGGCTGGCCGAGGAGCTGGGTCAGGCCACCAAGGCCGGGCCCCTGGCCGGCCGGCCCCTGCCCCTGCTGGGGGCGGGGATTTCCCTGGGCGGCACGATGCTGCTTAATGCCTGCCTCGATGGCGCGGCCCTTGCCTCTGGCTCTGGCAGGCAACCTGTGCTGGATGGCCTGGTCTGCATCAGCAGCCCGCTGGACCTGGATGCCTGCTCCCGCCAGATCGAGCGGCCCCGCAACCGCGTGTACCAGAACTGGCTGCTGGAGCGTCTCTGCCGCCAGACCCTCGAGGATCCCTTCGGGGTGACGCCCCAGGAGCGCCAGGCTCTCGAGGGGGCAGAGCGGCCCCGCACCATCCGCCGCTTCGATGCGGCAATCACCGCGCCCCGCTGGGGCTACACCTGCGTGGATCACTACTACGCCGCCGCCAGCCCCCTGCCGCGCCTGCTGGCGGGGGAACCCCTGCCGCCGACGCGACTGCTGCACGCGCTGGATGATCCCTGGGTGCCGGTGGAGGCCACCCGCCGGCTTGCCAGTCGGGCTTCCGAGGGGATCGAGGTGACGCTCACTTCAGGGGGCGGCCACAACGGTTTCCATGGCTGCGGGGATCACCGCCGGCCACCCGGCTGCTGGGGCGACTGGCTCACGGCCCGCTGGCTGCTCGACTTCAGCGCAGCGCAGGGCTGA
- a CDS encoding sodium-dependent transporter, giving the protein MARASESWSSPLGFVLAAAGSAVGLGNLWGFAYRAFQGGGGAFVVLYLVIVLVVCLPVLVAEMVLGRSTGHAPLIAPVTAGGRRWAPLGLLFLAAAIGILAFYAVLMGWTGRTLLHALLVGLPADMAASESFFALISSSGGGAVLGLLVSLALTGAVVAAGVRGGIERLSRWGMPALFLLLLGLLIWAAFLPGAGAGYHQFLLRWDPAKLLDPTTIRNAFTQAFFSIGTGIGAILAYAAYLNRRSALAIEAVSVVGMDTAVGLMAGCVTFPLVASFGLGEVVSGSTVGTLFIALPTGLASLGMAGRLVAVLFFGLAYIAAITSSVSLLEVPVSSLIDGLGWRRREAVWSCVGLVGVLGLPPALNTAALEVMDALFGGVLLILGGLLVALLLSWQAPARFLADLQGCATPPGLRRALLLSLRWISVPAIAVGLGVSVLDLAKMWLG; this is encoded by the coding sequence ATGGCAAGGGCCTCGGAGTCGTGGAGTTCGCCGCTTGGCTTTGTGCTGGCGGCCGCCGGCAGCGCGGTGGGCCTGGGCAACCTCTGGGGCTTCGCTTACCGCGCCTTTCAGGGGGGCGGTGGTGCCTTTGTGGTGCTTTATCTGGTGATCGTGCTGGTGGTGTGCCTGCCGGTGCTGGTGGCGGAGATGGTGCTGGGCCGCAGCACCGGCCATGCGCCCCTGATTGCGCCGGTCACCGCCGGAGGCCGCCGCTGGGCCCCCCTGGGCCTGCTGTTTCTGGCCGCGGCGATCGGGATCCTGGCCTTCTACGCGGTGCTGATGGGCTGGACCGGCCGCACCCTGCTGCATGCCCTGCTGGTGGGCCTGCCGGCCGACATGGCGGCCTCGGAATCCTTCTTCGCGCTAATCAGCAGCAGCGGCGGCGGCGCTGTGCTGGGCCTTCTGGTGAGCCTGGCCCTCACCGGCGCCGTGGTGGCGGCCGGGGTGCGGGGCGGCATCGAGCGGCTCAGCCGCTGGGGCATGCCGGCCCTGTTCCTGCTGCTGCTGGGCCTGCTGATCTGGGCCGCCTTCCTGCCGGGTGCCGGCGCCGGCTACCACCAGTTCCTGCTGCGCTGGGATCCGGCCAAGCTGCTCGACCCCACCACGATCCGCAATGCCTTCACCCAGGCCTTCTTCTCGATCGGCACCGGCATCGGCGCGATCCTGGCCTATGCCGCCTACCTGAACCGCCGCAGCGCCCTGGCCATCGAGGCGGTGAGCGTGGTGGGGATGGATACGGCGGTGGGGCTGATGGCCGGATGCGTCACCTTTCCGCTGGTGGCGAGCTTCGGGCTGGGCGAGGTGGTGAGCGGCAGCACGGTGGGCACCCTGTTCATCGCCCTGCCCACGGGTCTGGCTTCGCTTGGGATGGCTGGGCGGTTGGTGGCGGTGCTGTTCTTCGGCCTGGCCTACATCGCCGCGATCACCTCGAGCGTGTCGCTGCTGGAGGTGCCGGTGAGCTCCCTGATCGATGGGCTGGGCTGGAGACGCCGCGAGGCGGTGTGGAGCTGCGTGGGCCTGGTGGGGGTGCTGGGGCTGCCGCCGGCCCTGAACACCGCTGCCCTGGAGGTGATGGATGCCCTGTTCGGTGGCGTGCTGCTGATCCTCGGCGGCCTGCTGGTGGCCCTGCTGCTCAGCTGGCAGGCGCCGGCACGCTTCCTGGCCGATCTCCAGGGCTGCGCCACGCCGCCGGGCCTGCGCCGCGCGCTCCTGCTCAGCCTGCGCTGGATCTCGGTGCCGGCGATTGCGGTGGGGCTGGGCGTGTCCGTGCTCGACCTGGCGAAGATGTGGCTTGGTTGA
- a CDS encoding 1-deoxy-D-xylulose-5-phosphate reductoisomerase — protein sequence MKALSVLGSTGSIGTQTLEIVEEFPDRFRVVALTAGRNLDLLIDQIQRHAPEVVALADAELVVVLRGRLQALEPGARPARLPELLGGPDGLCAAAAWPSADLVVTGIVGCAGLLPTLAAVRAGKDLALANKETLIAAGPVVLPELARSGSRLLPADSEHSAIFQCLQGTPWADTARLSTGVPTPGLRRIQLTASGGAFRDWDAADLARATVADATSHPNWSMGRKITVDSASLMNKGLEVIEAHYLFGLDYDRIEIVIHPQSIIHSMVELADSSVLAQLGWPDMKLPILYCLSWPERLETPWRRLDLTAVGQLTFRAPDPAKYPCMELAYAAGRAGGTMPAVLNAANEQAVALFLDEQIPFLEIPQLIDAVCDRHRADLRADPSLDDVLAVDAWSRQAVREAAARRNAKAPAALPA from the coding sequence GTGAAAGCCCTCAGCGTGCTGGGATCCACGGGTTCGATCGGCACCCAGACCCTCGAGATCGTTGAGGAGTTTCCCGATCGCTTCCGGGTGGTGGCCCTCACGGCCGGCCGCAACCTCGACCTGCTGATCGACCAGATCCAACGCCACGCCCCGGAGGTGGTGGCCCTGGCCGATGCGGAGCTGGTGGTGGTGCTGCGCGGGCGGCTGCAGGCCCTGGAGCCCGGCGCCCGGCCCGCCCGCCTGCCGGAACTGCTGGGCGGCCCCGACGGCCTCTGCGCCGCCGCCGCCTGGCCCAGCGCCGACCTGGTGGTGACCGGCATCGTGGGCTGCGCCGGCCTGCTGCCCACCCTGGCGGCGGTGCGGGCCGGCAAAGACCTGGCCCTGGCCAACAAGGAAACCCTGATCGCCGCCGGCCCGGTGGTGCTGCCGGAGCTCGCCAGGAGCGGCTCGCGGCTGTTGCCGGCCGATTCCGAGCACTCCGCCATCTTCCAGTGTCTGCAGGGCACCCCCTGGGCCGACACGGCCCGGCTTAGCACGGGTGTGCCCACCCCCGGCCTGCGCCGCATCCAGCTCACCGCCAGCGGCGGCGCCTTCCGCGACTGGGACGCCGCCGATCTGGCCAGGGCCACCGTGGCCGATGCGACCAGCCATCCGAACTGGAGCATGGGGCGCAAGATCACGGTGGATTCGGCCTCGCTGATGAACAAGGGCCTCGAGGTGATCGAAGCCCACTACCTGTTCGGGCTGGATTACGACCGGATCGAGATCGTGATCCACCCGCAGTCGATCATCCATTCGATGGTGGAACTGGCCGATTCCTCGGTGCTGGCCCAGCTGGGCTGGCCCGATATGAAGCTGCCGATCCTCTACTGCCTCAGCTGGCCGGAGCGGCTCGAGACCCCCTGGCGCCGGCTCGATCTCACCGCGGTGGGCCAACTCACGTTCCGTGCCCCCGATCCGGCCAAATACCCCTGCATGGAGCTGGCCTACGCGGCCGGCCGCGCCGGCGGCACCATGCCGGCGGTGCTGAACGCCGCCAACGAGCAGGCCGTGGCCCTCTTCCTCGACGAGCAGATCCCCTTCCTCGAGATTCCGCAACTGATCGACGCGGTGTGTGATCGCCACCGGGCCGACCTCAGGGCCGATCCCTCCCTCGACGATGTGCTCGCCGTGGACGCCTGGTCGCGCCAGGCGGTGCGTGAGGCTGCAGCCCGGCGGAACGCCAAGGCCCCGGCGGCGCTGCCGGCGTGA
- a CDS encoding DUF368 domain-containing protein, giving the protein MTPDPPVSTAPAAPAASREPSLPYMVLCGLAMGAADVVPGVSGGSMAFIFGIYGQLLEAIAGFDLGLLALLRRGDWSAAAARVHLGFLVPLLAGLAVSVLLLVRPITWLYEFQPVLLFAFFFGLIIGAILLIARHAHWGWQGLVAMAAGVALALLLVTRVPVTMPHDPLTLFWSGAVAIMAMILPGISGSFLLLVLGQYQHVMEGVKGLDPAVLIPFALGCAVGLISFVRLLRWLLHHFHGQVVALLVGFMAGSLWKIWPFRTVLESTHNAKGKLIVLRDALAAPPSTAALLVAALLAALGVALVVGIEQLQRRAGVEEMGG; this is encoded by the coding sequence ATGACACCCGACCCGCCGGTCTCCACCGCACCGGCGGCGCCTGCCGCGTCACGGGAGCCCTCGTTGCCCTACATGGTGCTCTGCGGCCTGGCCATGGGCGCCGCCGATGTGGTGCCGGGCGTGTCCGGCGGCAGCATGGCCTTCATTTTCGGCATCTACGGCCAGCTGCTCGAGGCCATCGCCGGCTTCGATCTGGGCCTGCTGGCCCTGCTGCGCCGGGGCGACTGGAGCGCCGCGGCGGCGCGGGTGCACCTGGGCTTTCTGGTGCCGCTTCTGGCGGGCCTGGCGGTCTCGGTGCTGCTGCTGGTGCGGCCGATCACCTGGCTGTACGAGTTCCAGCCGGTGCTGCTGTTCGCCTTCTTCTTCGGGCTGATCATCGGCGCGATCCTGCTGATCGCCCGTCACGCCCACTGGGGCTGGCAGGGGCTGGTGGCGATGGCGGCCGGGGTGGCGCTGGCCCTGCTGCTGGTCACCCGCGTGCCCGTCACCATGCCCCACGATCCCCTCACCCTGTTCTGGAGCGGGGCGGTGGCGATCATGGCCATGATCCTGCCGGGTATTTCCGGTTCGTTCCTGCTGCTGGTGCTGGGCCAGTACCAGCACGTGATGGAGGGTGTGAAAGGCCTGGATCCGGCGGTGCTGATCCCCTTCGCCCTCGGCTGCGCCGTGGGGCTGATCAGCTTCGTGCGGCTGCTGCGCTGGCTGCTGCACCACTTCCATGGCCAGGTGGTGGCCCTGCTGGTGGGGTTCATGGCCGGGTCCCTCTGGAAGATCTGGCCCTTCCGCACGGTGCTCGAATCCACCCACAACGCCAAGGGCAAGCTGATCGTGCTGCGGGATGCCCTGGCGGCCCCACCCAGCACCGCCGCCTTGCTGGTGGCCGCCCTGCTGGCGGCTCTGGGCGTGGCCCTGGTGGTGGGGATCGAGCAGCTGCAACGGCGGGCGGGTGTTGAGGAGATGGGGGGCTGA